AGGTTTAGGAGTAAAAGATTTAGAGAAATTatacaaaaaatttcaaaaattcccgATTAAGAAAGGGTGATACACTCCCTCTAGCTAAATTCACCACTGAGCATTATATCATCAAAAAAATAGCACCGACCACATAAGGGGAATTCTCAATACGATCACCACGAAGTACTTCTCCAAGATTTTCTCTACTGTCGACAACGGTGTCAGGAGGGCATAATGGAAGAGAATAGTATGAATAAGGAAGCTGAGTCTTTATAGAAGTCAATTTGTTCACTTTCACAAACAGTGGATCTCCctgtaaagaaaatgaacaacaATAAGAAGCAAAACAACAGAATTTGACAGAGAAAATGTAAGTACATTTCTACATTCAATCGTACATCATAATATAAAAAACATGCAGTGAAGAGAATGTCACCAACTCTTTATAATCATTATATGAAAAAACAACGCAGTGAAGAGAAAGCATGGTTATCCTTCAGCATCTTCTTTGCTTTCTTTTGAAAGCTAATGGTGCACTCGTTAAATTCAGCTTCTAGTGGTGTTGGTCCGTTGGAGAATCATTTTTTAGATATTTTGCTGAGTCCATACAGCTTCAAATGCATTGTCATCATTTTACTTTTAAACAATCACTCAAGTGTGCAGATAACCATATACCAACTAAATCACTAAATAAGATGCCTGGTTTCAACTATATGCAAAATATACATCATATCAAAACCTCATAATTGGGACTTCACAAACAAACAATACAAACACATTCGCCAATCATATTATCTTCTCCTTTTCAGATAAGAGACCAAATTTAATTACAACAGAATGTAAAAATGGAGGGGAcacaaaaaatttcaaatacttGTATCTGTACAATCCTGAGCACTATACAATTACAAATAACCCATTTCAAATAAGTAAATCACTGATCCAGACACAAGCTCTCAGAGTAACATGCACAAAAGATCAGATCTTAGAACACAACCCACATCAACAAACTTAGTGTGACTATGCCATATCGCATAAGAAGTAACGAAAGGACTGTTTTTGCTGATACCCAAATACATAAACGAAAAGACGAATACCAAGAAAAAATGTAAGATTCACATAAAAAGATTGTACCTTTTGGAAGTCTTCAGGGGCAACACCAGGCAGATAGAAGCAGAGGGCATTGTGGGACAGGAGCAATGTGCATATAGTTTCCAAGATAAAGAGTAAACGAACTGTGTGAGATCTAACAGCAACTCTTCCCATTGTGTGGAAGAATGAAGATCCAATTATGCGTCTTCAGATCCAGAGCCAGAGGGAGATGCGAtatacaaatctgaaatcttgTTCTTGGTGTGTGTTTTAAGCTTGTCGGTTGCCCGGTAGTTGCAATTTCACATTTTAGATTTctttttattcttcttattCTGGCTTTTTGCGAGGTCACACTTCACAGTCTAGTTTTAAAGTCGGTGCGTCCTTATATTTCTTTCTTAATTGAAACTTTGATTTTTAGTTATAATGTTTTTAGTCGATTAAAgattagaaattattttttttaatttatttttataacgTGAAAACATGCAATTGCAGATCCAATTGAATAAAATCCTAAACAACAAATCCAaactaaattcaaataaatatctTTTTACAAGAATTATCTTTATCAGCATGAAGATTTTAATACTCACCTAAAAATTCGGAAATGATGTAGTAACATAAATTAAtgaatattttgtaaaatataCACTTATATTTACCAAAATTACGAGGAAAAAAATCACAAGGGAAAATGTCTGAAGTGATTTTGACAGGAAGAATGATTCAGTGGGTCaggattaaaaaaatatatcaagaaaatataaaaaccAAAATTAACAACAATAGGAAATTTAGAGGCAAAAGTGTAAATACCATAAAACCACTCTCTTTCGCTGGGCATCTCTTTTAAACTCAGGAGCCGCAAGGGGTCTGGTCTTGTTCATTTCTTGAATAATGCAGAAACTCAGTAGATTTCTACTGCCATTGAACCGTTCGTTGCAAAGAAATGTTTTTTGTTCTCTTCAAGAAAGATACTTTACCGCCCTTCCCAGTTATGCCCAACATGATTATCTGCAAGAAGAGGCTAGTTTCTcgatttctttttgttttttgtttgtttcCAATTTTTGGATTATTGAAAGCGACTGAATCTAGTTAATCTTCTTGCTAATTTTCGTAGCGGGGCGATCTTTTCTACGAAGAGAGTGTGAAGAAACTCGTTTTTTTTACATGTGATTGTGTGTATATTTGTATTATTGCTTGATTGTGTTTCGACTTTGCTAAAATGGTCTTCATCTTTCTCAAAAGATTGAATTTTGTGACCTGCCCCCTGTTTTGACTTTAAAAATTCAGGTATTAGTGGAAGGAAGAGCTAATTCAAGGGTAGCAATTCTCAATAGACCATCTGCACTCAATGCTCTCACCACTTCTATGGTTAGTTTATTGTGTatatttttctctcattgttcttgagttttgctggtgaatttattttattgttttgtgcTCCATTCTCCAACTATAAGAATTGGTATTTTCATGTATGTATTTACGGAATGAGGCATTATGCTGTTATTCCGGTACTACCGATTTGGTCCTttagattttaagtttttaacCTTCTGGGCTTATTTTTTGCTAGGCTGCTCGATTGAATAGATTATATGAGTCCTGGGAGGAAAATTCAGAAATAGGATTTGTCATGATGAAGGTTACCGAATGCACAGTATTTAACTCCCTCTTCTTGTAGCTCTCTTTCAATTGGCTGAGTTCTTTGCGTTTCTTGAAGGGTGGTCAGAAGGCATTCTGCTCTGGCACAGATGTTGTGAGCCTGCATCGGCTGCTCAATGAAGGTTGAACATTGACTTAATTATGCAtggatttattttataaaaaaggAAGAATCGAATTATGTGTGATTTCGATTTCAATTCGACAAAGTTCCAGCAAAAGAAAGGATGTTTCTTTAATGTTTTTGGTACTGGTATATTTTATTAGCAGCGAATGCAGTTTATAAAACATTAGTTTCTATCCGAATAAATAAGACTCTTGGGTCACTATAAGATTCTCTTTATGCTTTCCGTTGGTCTTTGTTGACTGATTTTATTTTCAGGGAAGACTGAAGAATGCAAAGCATATTTTGAGAATCTGTACAAGTTTGTCTATGTTTTGGGAACATATCTTAAGCCACATGTGAGTTCATTTCTTTCAGTTTTGCTagtttaaagaaaagaaaactctTTTTTCTTGTTGAATGTTTTTGTAAAACATTGAAGAATTTAGATTCTCTTGCAACTTCTGGATTTTTCATCTCTCGAATGGCAAGATGATGGTTTTATTGTTTCCTCGTTTATGGGGCCTATGACAAGTATAAGCCTGTTTTTTGATGGAGGCAGAGATCCTCTTTTGGGATTGAACCCGACTGTGATATCTGCTTTGTGAACGATGAAACAAAGTGCTAACTCAATCGTCTTGATAAGTCATTCCCTGGCCGGACAACCTCTTTGATGGTTAATCATCTTTCTCAGAGTGAGATGGCATTCAATTTGACTGTTATAATCTCCAATTTATTTTGCAACACCTGTATCATACAATCACAAATATCTGCCACTGTCTGGCAACATGGAGATTTTCTTTCTAATCTTGACCTTAAGATGTTATCATCAGAAGAAAATATACATATTGTGGAAAGTTTTGAATGTGGCCTATGCATCAAACTCTGTGTTTGAAATTAAGTATTAGTTTGTACTGTGGCACAAAAAATATGTATGCGTATATATTATGTCATCAGTTGAGCCGTTGATGTTCTCATGATTTAATTCCACAATTTGTAGCATTATATGTCATGCAAGTCAGTAGTTATTTATTAACAGAAACTCGTTAGTGACATTTTCTGTTTTAAGTTGCTTTTTGTGTGGAAGTGTTGTGAAACTGATGGTGGTCATTTGATGTTAATCTGTCATATTACAGGTGGCTATAATGGATGGTATTGTAATGGGTGGTGGTGCAGGTATTTCACTCCCGGGGATGTTTCGTGTTGTAACTGAAAAAACGGTATGAATATACTTCACGCTTATTTTTTGGCTAAATGCATATGACTTTCATTAGATTATTATGATGTAAGATATAATTGTGTTATCTTAGCTTTATGGCAATCTTTTTTTGTCTTCTGACCGTACACTTAAACATGGGATAATACCTATTTTTGTCCCTATCGGTCTTCCCTTGTCTGATTTGGGCAAAATTCAGTAATTAGGGTTCTAAGTTTTATGgagaataatattggaggagCATTCACAACTGATTTGAGGAAACATGAGCACATGACCGAGTCAACGTTGGGTCTAACAAACAGATAACACGTGAGACTATTTTGGGAAGAAATTAGAAAGTTGAAGGATGAATTCGGCCTCAAGAAAGAAAAGGGACAAAAATGGGAAAAACAGCAAACAAGAGAAAGAAGAGGGACGAAAATGGGAAAAATGGCAAACAAGAGAGACGAAAACGAGTATTATCTCAGGAAATATGGGTCATGTGCCTCTCACATGAATGGATAGGTAACGTGAGGGACGATTTTGGGAAGAAAGTTGAGGGATGAATTCGGCAGTCGAAAGACAATTACGAAAATGAGAAGAGCGGAAAACCAGAGGGACGAAAACGGGTATTATCCCCTTTAACAGTGCTAACAAATTTAAGCTGGGCTTACTTTCTTCAATATGCCTGGGTACCCTTTAACTGGATTAAATTTAACCCtgagaaaaagggaaaaaaatagATTGAGAAGGGCATTCAATGTCGATTATGCTTTATTTGAAAAACAgagaattttattattcttttgcTGAGTCAAAATAGATATACTTTTTGGTTTGTCTTCCAATCATTTGGAAAAACGTGTTCTATTGACCACTCCaagttaaaatttcaaaatatggtAATACCTGTCTTGATGGGTGACGTACAAAGTGCTTTTTCTGATAAATACAGGTCTTTGCATCTCCTGAAGTACAAATAGGCTTTCATCCTGATGCAGGGGCTTCATATTATCTTTCTCGTCTCCCTGGCTATTTAGGTATGATGAAAAAATAGTTCGACCTTTGAATTATCACGTAGGAATCTTGATGATATTCAAATCGATTATCAAATTGCTTCTATATCATTACATTTTTTGTGGCtaatcattccaaaattcatgtAATTTTGCGGATGTTCTCCAACATCGGTCATAGTACTTAAACCATGAAGTGGACATACCCCTCAAAATACCTATTGGAGAAGAAAATCACACCAAATGATATTTAAGAGCAACTCAATGATCAGAGATATTAGCAATTCACCGGTATGTTGTTATTAACATGCAGGAGAATATTTAGCTCTGACTGGAGAAAAGCTCAATGGTACAGAAATGATGGCTTGTGGTCTTGCTACACACTACTCGTTGAAGGAAGTCAGTCTTCCATTTGCTAGCATAATTTTTCGTTTTAACCACATCTTTGCTGATTCATTTTTCCTAACAGAAGCTTCCTTGGATTGAAGAACGTCTTGGTAAGTTGATAACTGATGATCGTTCGGTCATTGAAAATTCTCTTTCTCAATATGGTACCTTGGTTTATCCAGATGAGAGGAGTCAGCTTCATCGGTAACAGCTTTTTTttattcagatttttttttatcttgtaattttttcttatttcaaTCTCATTAAAATCATGTTCTGTCTCTTTGGTATCACTTTGTTTTTTGATGTTTCAGGTTAGAAACAATCGACAACTATTTTTGCCATGATACCATGGAGGAAATTGTTGAAGCTTTGGTAAGAATACCATTATGCATTTATTTCTTTTGGGTCTATTTTTAGAGAAAAACTGTTGGATAccactttttccaaaatttggagCTCATTAAAAATTGTCTAATGATAgttttataatataacaagAACCAAGTTCACGATTGTTGATCACGTGGAAGCAACAATAGGACACGCTTGATCAAAGACTTGCCATTGACACAGAATGCCGCGGTTTGATCAACGTTTTTGTAACTTGGTGGAGCTGTATAATAAAAAAGAAGTCCTTATAGATACTTCGAAGTAAATAGGTTGTTGAGCTTCCTTACATAGAAACTATGAAACTATATAAGTGGAAATACTACTAGAATCGAGGAGATAATCTCGTCTACAGTTCTGTGATAGTTACTGAAATTGATGTTATCTATGCACATAGGGATCTACTGTTTAGCTACAGTTACAATTTGCAAACACCATGAGAATAAAGCATGGACAGACGATAAAGAATCAGGCACAGACGTGGAATTTCTGTGTATGAAATAGAGCAAAATTTTGCAAAGCTGTTGGCATTAAAATAACAGTATTTCTAGATAAAGTTGGTgttaaaaaatccaaattttGACATATTTGTTTATCGGCATACCGTACTGCCGACTGAATTCTGTTTTTCATGTTGTAGGAAAATAGAGTGGCAGGATCTTACGATGAATGGCCTTCGACCGTACTTAGTAAAATTAAAGAAGCCTCTCCATTAAGCTTAAAAGTGACTTTGCGATCAGTAAGTTGCTTACCATTGCCTCTATCCTGTAGAAAATTTCATTTTCCTGCACGAATTCACCCCATTCTAACCTCAATGTTTCTATCACACTCAAAAGATCAGAGAAGGTAGATTTCAAACTCTTGACCAATGCCTCGCCAGAGAATACCGAATATCTTTAAAATGGATATTTAAAAAGGTCTCTAATGATTTCTCAGAGGTATATCCTTATCTGATTCTTCATTGATACTTGATAGTCATTATTACCTTCTGAAAATGATTGATCGAAATTGCTAGAGGAGCAGTATGTGTAGTTTTAAAAACTTTATCAAACATGTTCGGCGTGGGACAGAGGTATATGCGACAAGTGGAATATAATCTGTTCACCTGAAACTTGTCATTTGTAGGGCGTTCGTGCAAGATTAGTCGATAAGGACTTTGCTCCAAAGGTATTTGGTTATTTTTAACCTCATATTTTGCAAGAAATTTTGTTGGGCAACATAGTAATCcagttttaatttcaaaaattttagtgGGATCCATCCAAGTTGGAGGAAGTAACAGTTGACATGGTCGAGTCCTTTTTCTCTCCTCTCGGTGaagttgaaccagagctaaACCTGCCCACTTCGCTACGAGAGCCAGATGTGTGAAAATCTGCCACACTTTTTTCTGTATGGTTCTCCATTTATTATTCTCTTGGTTTAGGATTCATGACACAGACGGAGTTCCTGTGGAGCCAATGCAGTGGAAGTGAGTAGAAAGTATAGGAGCTGAAATAATCAATTGTGCCATTTTTAGTAGCTTGGCTTTTGTATTCAGAACTCTGATTAAAGCGACTTAGGATGTGTTTGGTTGACAGGGGATAGGAAGGATTGTCTTTTTACTTCCGGGCTTGACCTAAACTCTGAGGCCCGACTCGCATATCATCTTCAGAAAGTGCACAAATTTGATCAGCATTCTCGTTTTCTTTTGTGAGCCCAATTCGAATTTTTGCATTTGGTTCACTTATCAAATGAGGAGCCACTTTATTTCATCtaattttgaagatttttttttttttgaaaatttttgtatgaaatatatatttctttGGTGAGATAACCAACTTAGAGATCGGGGATTATTGTTCTTAAAGTGGAGCGAACCATTTCAAACTGATGCAATCTATCATGTTCCGTAAACGATTAGTGTGAAATTGGAGCTGAAACTCTGAACAGAGGCATGGTGATGAAATAAATCAGAAGAAAATGTGTTGgtcaaatatttaataatagtGAGTTTTAAGTATGAATACTAGATTTTTTAGtaacataatcaaaatcaattcatgtaaaaaaagaagaaagttGAGTCTTAGTTCGAATTTTCTACTAACAGAGTTGGGATTGTTTTGTTTGATAAGATTTATTTGGTGGCTGCGATTATGTGTTCAATCTTGAATCGTAGCGTATGTAGCTTAGAAGGATGATAAATGGGAGAGACAGATAATCAAGGAAAAACCAGAATTGTggacatttaataaaaaattctcaATTATTGGAACAATTGATAATGTAATACAGTAATAGTACATATCTAGGAAAGCACACTGTTTAATTGCATAATATGATAAGATTTTCCTATACAAAATCTTGAACTTAGTACACAGAATTTGATAAAGACAAGAGTTGGCAAACTGGAAAATGAAAGCGAACTGAACTTCTCATCTCCTCTGGAAGTTGAATGTCTTGATGGAATAGGCAAAAATGAAGGTGAAAAGAATGACGAATCCAAGAAGTATAAGGGCGACTGCCGCAATCATATCACGTTCGAATCCAAAGTAATCTTTCAGGTATTGTTCCACTGTTCTACCATCGCCTTCTAGCGTGTCCTGAATTTCTCCAAATTGTGTGATAATTAAACCGTACAAGGTGTAAGCCACGGGAGTAGCCCAGTAGTACCATCTCCACCATATGGGTATTCTCTGTTTTAGGCAAGATGACAAACAATTATTAGTTTTTGTGAACTTGTGATTGTACATGGACTAAAAATTTGCAATGAGGTTTCATGACTTACTGGTCGTGGGATGACAAATCCTGAGAAGAGATTCCAGATTCCGTAGAAGAAAGAAGAAATAACAGCGGCGACATTGTGGTTAGGAGTGACAGCCACGGTCATCATGCCATACAAGACGAAGTACAACAATGAGACGTAGGTGAAATATAAGAACCAGAAGAATTTCTCAGCTGTCCAGTCGAATCCCATCATCGAGTAGACAAGGAGACTGTATACTAATGCTTGCACGAAGACGTAAGGAATTTCGATTAGGAACTGCAAACGCGATAAAGAACTTTGTAAGAGAATATATACTTCAGAGGTTGCAGAATTCAAATATGTACCCCGGGTTAGTGGTGCAATAGGCTTTAGCTAATTACCTGTGAGAATGCATATGGTAACGCAGAATACATTCCGGCTGCCTTTTCTCGGTAGAAGACTGTTCTTTCGATAGCCACCACTGGCTGTACTGACGAACTATATTGGAATCCTAAAAAGTTGATTGCAGCATACATGGAACCCATGGCGTTGAATAGATCTTGTTGAGTTTTCCTGCAACAAATGACACGTGACTCTGTTAGCTAAAATGGACTGAAAAATCGTGAAGCGAACAtagatttatttcttttcaCTCCCAACATACCATTTAGAGCCAAGGTCCCAGAACATTGTTCCGAATATGAGGGCGATGAAGGTTGTGAACAAAATTCTGACGGCGGTATAAGGGGGATTCCTCCAGTATGACCAGTGTTGTTTCCACAGGCAGGCCAGGCATTGAACGAGGAAAGGTTGGGAGAATTGGTTTGGGAAATACAGGTCTTTTGTGCCAGGGCGAGGGACACTCAACTCCTTGATTAGGGCCTTGTTCCTCCTGTAATTTTTGCGTTAAAGATTATTAGCATTAATATAACACCATGCTTGATTCAAAAAAGGATGTTTCAAGTAATTATACTAACCCAAATAGTTCTGATTTTTTGTAGTAGTCTGCGAAGTCAACCCCCAAAACAAGTTCTTGTGATGTAGTAGAAACCTCCAACATCCAGGTAGCCGGATTGATACCGTCTTTAATCTTTGATACACCTTGAATTCCTTCAAAGTACTTGATCAATTGGGATGAGTGATGGCCTAATGGTCCTACGTATATTTCTTGTCCTCCGCGTTTCATCAAAAATAGCTGCAAAATCAATGTAATAATTAGCAACTGAGCTTGAGAAAAAATGATCATACTATAATAGTATCTCATGAAAACTAATATTAGATCTTCAAATAAATACTTTTACACTTTAATTTAGCTTACCTCGTCAAATGCTTCAAAAATGTCAATGCTAGGCTGATGGATGGTGCATACGACTGTTCTTCCAGTGTTTACTGTATTTCTTACTGTTCTCATCACAATTGCAGCAGCTCTTGCATCAAGGCCTGAAGTTGGTTCATCCATGAATATGATTGAAGGGTTTGCTACAAGTTCAACTGCAATTGTCAGCCTTTTTCTCTGCTCGGTGGAGAGACCGTTGACCCCAGGCAACCCAACAAGCGCTCCACTCAAGGGGGTAAGTTCCACAAGTTCCATGACTTCCTCGATAAATGTCTGCAACTCAAAGAGAATTCATCTTACTAATCAAGTCTGATTACAAATATTACAAAATGAGGTCTCACTGTACTAACCTTTCTACTTTTTGCATCAACTTCTGCAGGCAGCCTCAACCAGGCTGAGTATATGAGAGACTCATGAACCGTAACGTTCGGAGAATGAATGTCGTTCTGCTCACAATATCCAGAAATCCTGGCAAATGTTGCCTGGTTTTTTGGGTACCCTGAGATTGTAATGTTTCCCTCTATGTATCCCCCCGTTTTTCTTCCAGCTAACACGTCCATCAAGGTTGTTTTACCAGCTCCACTAACACCCATCAAAGCTGTAAGAACACCTGGCCTGAAAGCACCACTTACACTCTTCAAGAGTTCCAATCTATCTTCAGTGGCGCCTTGAGCTTTCATCTCCTGCAAATCAAGTTACTCTCATGAACATCCCTTTcaaaaacattttatttttcatttcgaATGCTCGTTTTTTTAGTGTGTCTACTAGTAATGaccattttcaaaataacatttttctttcagCTGGAAACCAATATTTTGAGGTGAAAAACGGTGAAGCTATGCAAAACTCAGTTCTTTGACATTTATCAGGAAAATATGAGTCCTTCAAATATTTAAGCAAAACTTACCGCTGGCATGTCAACAGAGTATTTTATCTCATCGAATGTGATAGAATGGGGTTCAAATGGAAGAATCATTCCTCTTTTCTTGTTCTCATTGGCTTCACTGGCATCTGCTATTACGGATGAGGATCCAGATGAGATGCTTCTCCTTTTGCCTGCTTCACCTGGAGCTGAAACTAGAGCAGCCTGCTGGTCATTTTGGCTTTCTTCTGGTAATACAGATCGAGGCTTCTCAAATGCTGTAACAATATGATCATGTTAATTGCTGAATGTCATCTTGAAAGTACTAAAGTATATAAAGTAGAAAACTCACGGTTCAGGTACATAAGAGCAATGACATAGAAGATGTTGAAAAACCATATGAAACCAAATGTTGCCCCAACTCCTATCCAATACCAGTATGAGTAAGGAAAGAACCCTCGAGCTTTCATCACTTGTACTCCCAATGTGGTTCCATTGATCATCTATAAAATGAGAAAGTTGTTTCATCCCTATGATCAGATGTATAACCATATGGAATATACAAAATGTAGAGATTGATGCCTTGACTTACTTTACTCCAACTGTGCCCTGTGAATTCATTGACTAGAATTGCATTCTGTGCATACATTAAAGGTGAGGCCCAGTAGCCCCATAGCCACCACCCCTTCACATCATCTGCAAAACAAAAAATGGTGATGAGATATGATTCATCATTTTAGTGTGATATATATTTGAGCATCTTATCGCTAATTCATACTTCGTGATAGGACAAATCCACCCAGTGCAAAAAGCATGAGCAGCGCAAACAGGCCAAATGTGTTGGCAATGATCATGGTCCTGCCCAATGCCCCAATAAGTCTGAATAATGCCCCAGCTGTCTGGTTTAGAAGTAGGAGCAATAGGTATTGCTTAAACAATCTGCAACGATGATTATTGATTAGTATTTGTTTGAAAAAGCGATGAATAAGTTAGTTTGAGGCACTGCTGTTTGATTCTTACCTTCCTACATTAGGATCAAATCCAATCACATAGTACGAGAAAAAGGTCCATAATGCAGCTTCTAGGAAGCTGATTGGAATTTTCAGGACCCATGATGGAAGAGCATAGGCCCATGGGGGGAAGAAAAACATATCCCTATGCTTGTAGAAAACAGGAAGCTTGTAAATTGTCATAGCAAGCTCTGAC
The Primulina tabacum isolate GXHZ01 chromosome 9, ASM2559414v2, whole genome shotgun sequence DNA segment above includes these coding regions:
- the LOC142555535 gene encoding small ribosomal subunit protein mS47-like, whose product is MQKLSRFLLPLNRSLQRNVFCSLQERYFTALPSYAQHDYLQEEVLVEGRANSRVAILNRPSALNALTTSMAARLNRLYESWEENSEIGFVMMKGGQKAFCSGTDVVSLHRLLNEGKTEECKAYFENLYKFVYVLGTYLKPHVAIMDGIVMGGGAGISLPGMFRVVTEKTVFASPEVQIGFHPDAGASYYLSRLPGYLGEYLALTGEKLNGTEMMACGLATHYSLKEKLPWIEERLGKLITDDRSVIENSLSQYGTLVYPDERSQLHRLETIDNYFCHDTMEEIVEALENRVAGSYDEWPSTVLSKIKEASPLSLKVTLRSIREGRFQTLDQCLAREYRISLKWIFKKVSNDFSEGVRARLVDKDFAPKWDPSKLEEVTVDMVESFFSPLGEVEPELNLPTSLREPDV
- the LOC142555536 gene encoding pleiotropic drug resistance protein 1-like; this translates as MDPGDLYKASSSLRASGRQGSAFRVNSSNIWRNTGIEVFSRSSREEDDEEALKWAALEKLPTFDRLRKGLLLGSKGANEIDVQNLGFADKRNLVDRLVTSVDEDNEKFLLKLRKRIDRVGIDLPTIEVRYENLTIDAEAYSQGRSLPTVLNFNINIIEGLLNTLHLLPSGKRPFTILKGVSGVIKPCRMTLLLGPPSSGKTSLLLALAGKLDPTLNVSGRVTFNGHTLNEFVPERTAAYISQHDLHIGEMTVRETLSFSARCQGVGDRYEMLAELSRREKAANIKPDPDIDIFMKAAATEGDEANVVTDYVLKVLGLDVCADTMVGDDMIRGISGGQRKRVTTGEMLVGPAKALFMDEISTGLDSSTTYQIINMLRQYVRIMKGTAFISLLQPAPETYDLFDDIVLLSDGQVVYHGPRENVVGFFESMGFKCPKRKGVADFLQEVTSKKDQRQYWARTDEPYRFVTVSEFAEAFQSYTDGRKLGNELAIPYDKSQSHPAALTTKKFGVGQKELLKACTDRESLLMKRNSFVYYFKLFQLITMTLIATTVFFRVKMHKDDLADGSIFVGALFYAVILALFNGLSELAMTIYKLPVFYKHRDMFFFPPWAYALPSWVLKIPISFLEAALWTFFSYYVIGFDPNVGRLFKQYLLLLLLNQTAGALFRLIGALGRTMIIANTFGLFALLMLFALGGFVLSRNDVKGWWLWGYWASPLMYAQNAILVNEFTGHSWSKMINGTTLGVQVMKARGFFPYSYWYWIGVGATFGFIWFFNIFYVIALMYLNPFEKPRSVLPEESQNDQQAALVSAPGEAGKRRSISSGSSSVIADASEANENKKRGMILPFEPHSITFDEIKYSVDMPAEMKAQGATEDRLELLKSVSGAFRPGVLTALMGVSGAGKTTLMDVLAGRKTGGYIEGNITISGYPKNQATFARISGYCEQNDIHSPNVTVHESLIYSAWLRLPAEVDAKSRKTFIEEVMELVELTPLSGALVGLPGVNGLSTEQRKRLTIAVELVANPSIIFMDEPTSGLDARAAAIVMRTVRNTVNTGRTVVCTIHQPSIDIFEAFDELFLMKRGGQEIYVGPLGHHSSQLIKYFEGIQGVSKIKDGINPATWMLEVSTTSQELVLGVDFADYYKKSELFGRNKALIKELSVPRPGTKDLYFPNQFSQPFLVQCLACLWKQHWSYWRNPPYTAVRILFTTFIALIFGTMFWDLGSKWKTQQDLFNAMGSMYAAINFLGFQYSSSVQPVVAIERTVFYREKAAGMYSALPYAFSQFLIEIPYVFVQALVYSLLVYSMMGFDWTAEKFFWFLYFTYVSLLYFVLYGMMTVAVTPNHNVAAVISSFFYGIWNLFSGFVIPRPRIPIWWRWYYWATPVAYTLYGLIITQFGEIQDTLEGDGRTVEQYLKDYFGFERDMIAAVALILLGFVILFTFIFAYSIKTFNFQRR